A single region of the Prevotella sp. HUN102 genome encodes:
- a CDS encoding RpiR family transcriptional regulator: protein MLRQVQCHHSAAGTNETGKEGVMSIKDLTAEQLEWLKENFCHTKNQELADKLGTSPRSVTRMARALGLWKTSEFVAAMQQNAADHAARANRANGGNAGTKNLLLYGKAYRFKAGESNKDRMSKEAFKEMHRKIGESRKETFRKEKRRVLFGLEQKTQMRVVQCPREKICLRNNLRKRGYEIARASNEATVTDDTRRSVKMEARGMRMGITFNFNQVRI from the coding sequence GTGCTGCGACAGGTGCAATGCCACCATAGTGCTGCCGGAACGAATGAAACTGGCAAGGAGGGGGTTATGAGCATAAAAGACCTGACAGCGGAGCAGTTGGAGTGGCTGAAGGAAAACTTTTGCCACACCAAGAACCAGGAACTGGCCGACAAACTCGGGACATCGCCCCGAAGTGTCACCAGAATGGCAAGGGCGCTTGGGCTGTGGAAGACCAGTGAGTTTGTGGCAGCGATGCAGCAGAATGCCGCCGATCATGCCGCCAGGGCAAACCGAGCCAACGGCGGCAATGCCGGGACGAAGAACCTGCTACTCTACGGAAAGGCTTACCGGTTCAAGGCAGGTGAAAGCAACAAGGACCGCATGAGTAAGGAAGCCTTCAAGGAAATGCACCGCAAGATTGGTGAGAGCCGGAAGGAAACATTCAGAAAGGAGAAGCGGCGCGTGCTGTTCGGACTGGAGCAGAAGACACAGATGCGAGTCGTCCAATGCCCGAGAGAGAAAATCTGCCTCAGGAACAACCTGCGCAAACGTGGCTACGAGATAGCCCGCGCCTCAAACGAGGCCACAGTGACGGACGATACCCGCCGGTCCGTTAAGATGGAAGCCAGGGGTATGCGAATGGGAATAACGTTCAATTTTAATCAAGTAAGGATATGA
- a CDS encoding DUF4406 domain-containing protein, whose translation MNKKIYISGAIAHYDMDERKAAFKAAEERLKAEGYRPINPFNNGLPQPGDWRRHMKVDIGLLLQCDYIYMLKNWWVSKGAKLELDVATSCGIEPVFEEEEKQTCCICGKEIAGNGNDPYPVKEEGTCCDRCNATIVLPERMKLARRGL comes from the coding sequence ATGAATAAGAAAATCTACATCAGCGGTGCGATAGCGCACTATGACATGGACGAGCGCAAGGCTGCCTTCAAGGCCGCCGAGGAGCGTCTGAAAGCCGAGGGCTACCGCCCCATCAACCCGTTCAACAACGGCCTGCCCCAACCGGGCGACTGGCGCAGGCACATGAAGGTGGACATCGGCCTGCTGCTGCAATGTGACTACATCTATATGCTGAAGAACTGGTGGGTGAGCAAGGGCGCAAAACTGGAACTGGACGTGGCGACGAGCTGCGGCATAGAGCCGGTGTTTGAGGAAGAGGAAAAGCAAACCTGCTGCATCTGCGGCAAGGAGATAGCGGGAAACGGCAACGACCCCTACCCGGTCAAGGAAGAGGGTACGTGCTGCGACAGGTGCAATGCCACCATAGTGCTGCCGGAACGAATGAAACTGGCAAGGAGGGGGTTATGA
- a CDS encoding bifunctional adenosylcobinamide kinase/adenosylcobinamide-phosphate guanylyltransferase encodes MAKRAYSPKEIAAKTYKTLPWSGRWAECFGLPEENSTWFISGSSAAGKSSFVMQLARELTHYGQVLYLSYEEGVSQSFQERVKLFEMEKCQGWFRVVTEDTIEDLTARLKKRHSAKFIIVDSYQESGWEWPETKKLIEAFPRKSFIFISMEAKGQPLGKPALRLRYKAGVKVRVVGFRAYCQGRFNPDAGNSFVVWEEGILRTSNKIKE; translated from the coding sequence ATGGCAAAGCGAGCGTACAGTCCGAAGGAGATTGCGGCGAAGACCTACAAGACGCTGCCTTGGAGTGGCCGCTGGGCGGAGTGCTTCGGCCTGCCTGAGGAGAACTCCACCTGGTTCATCAGCGGCTCGAGCGCAGCCGGCAAGAGCAGTTTCGTGATGCAACTGGCGCGTGAGCTGACCCATTACGGGCAGGTACTCTACCTAAGCTATGAGGAGGGCGTGAGCCAAAGTTTCCAGGAAAGAGTAAAACTCTTCGAGATGGAGAAGTGCCAGGGCTGGTTCCGCGTGGTGACGGAGGACACGATAGAAGACCTGACAGCGCGGCTGAAGAAGCGGCACTCGGCGAAGTTCATCATCGTGGACAGTTACCAGGAGAGCGGCTGGGAATGGCCGGAGACGAAGAAGCTGATAGAGGCTTTTCCAAGAAAGAGTTTCATCTTCATCAGCATGGAAGCTAAGGGACAGCCACTGGGCAAGCCTGCGCTCAGACTTCGCTACAAGGCAGGCGTGAAGGTGAGGGTCGTGGGGTTCAGGGCATACTGCCAGGGACGTTTCAATCCCGATGCAGGTAACAGTTTCGTAGTTTGGGAAGAAGGCATTTTAAGAACATCAAATAAAATAAAGGAATGA
- a CDS encoding ATP-binding protein produces the protein MITTGNKQRILEAIAANRRNYPSDAKHASALGISASVYNGLKKGQTEKALSDANWISIARRLDVSLRETIEWKGAQTETFKYISIQLEACQERSLSVILCDLPNIGKTYTARWYVHEHRNAVYVDCSQVKTKRALVKKIAKEFGVDATGKYQDTYEDLVYYLRSMERPLVVLDEAGDLQYEAFLELKALWNATEMCCGWYMMGADGLRAKIDRMVECQKVGYAEIFSRYGGKYSKVTPDQAEDRKAFLLEQARVVATVNAPEGMDIGPIVRKSGGGLRRVYTEIEKLKKGV, from the coding sequence ATGATTACAACAGGCAATAAACAGCGGATTTTGGAGGCAATAGCCGCCAACCGCAGAAACTATCCGAGCGACGCGAAGCACGCATCGGCGCTGGGCATATCGGCCAGCGTGTATAACGGCTTGAAGAAAGGGCAGACGGAGAAGGCGCTGAGCGATGCCAACTGGATAAGCATAGCCCGGCGACTGGATGTGAGCCTGCGCGAGACGATTGAGTGGAAAGGTGCACAGACGGAGACCTTCAAGTACATCAGTATTCAGCTGGAGGCGTGCCAGGAGCGCAGCCTTAGCGTGATACTGTGCGACCTGCCGAACATCGGCAAGACCTATACCGCCCGCTGGTATGTGCATGAGCACCGGAACGCTGTGTATGTGGACTGCTCACAGGTCAAGACGAAACGTGCGCTGGTGAAGAAAATCGCCAAGGAGTTCGGTGTGGACGCTACGGGTAAGTATCAGGACACCTACGAAGATCTGGTGTATTATCTGCGCTCAATGGAACGCCCGCTGGTGGTGCTTGACGAGGCAGGCGACCTGCAATACGAGGCCTTCCTGGAACTGAAGGCCCTGTGGAACGCCACGGAGATGTGCTGCGGCTGGTACATGATGGGAGCTGACGGCCTGCGTGCGAAGATAGACCGCATGGTGGAATGTCAGAAGGTGGGCTATGCCGAGATATTCAGCCGCTACGGCGGCAAATACAGCAAGGTAACGCCCGACCAGGCGGAAGACCGCAAGGCGTTCCTGCTGGAGCAGGCCCGCGTGGTGGCGACGGTGAATGCCCCCGAGGGTATGGACATCGGCCCAATCGTGCGCAAGAGCGGGGGTGGACTAAGAAGAGTATATACTGAAATTGAGAAACTGAAGAAAGGAGTATGA